The Oceanidesulfovibrio indonesiensis genomic sequence CAGCTTGCGTCAAGCCGCAGCACGGCCAGGGTCATATCGTCTTCCAGGGGTAAGCCGTGGGTGAAGAGGTAAACCTCGTTGAACACGTTTTTGATGATGGCTTCGGGCCCATCCTGAGCGTACTGTCGGACGACGGTGCGAAGCCGTTCTTTGCCGAACATCTCGCCATCCTGTTTCACCGCTTCCCATATGCCGTCGGACCCGATGATGATGAATCGTCCGGCCGGCACGCTTTCGAGCGTATTTTCCTGGTATTCGAAATCCGCATCCACGCCCAGAGGCAAACCTTCTCCCATAAGCTCATCGAACTCCCCGGTCTCCGGATCGTAGACCATGGCCGGATCGTGACCGGCGCGAACCCAGGTGAGTCTGCGGGTCTGCGGGTCCACTGCCAGAAAGAACAGTGTCATGAAACGTCCGGAACCGCTCATGTCCTCGACGAGTGAGTGGTTCAGGTCGGCGACGATTTCCTTTGGCGATCCACCGCGGGCGGCGCGCATGCGCATGAAGGCCCGGGCCGATGTCATGAGCAGAGCGGAATCCACACCGTGGCCGGAAATATCGCCAACCACGATGCCAACGCATGGATTGTCCCGGCCGAGGTCCGTGAGGACGTCCAGGTAGTCGCCGCCCACGCTCTGGCTGGCCACGGAGTTGCCGGCGATGACGAGCCCGGGCAGGGCGATGGGGCTGTCCGGCTGGAGGCTCTTCTGGACCTCCTCGGCCAGGGCGAGGGCTTTTTTCTGCTCCGTAAGGTCGGTGACGAAGGCGAAGTTGCCGAGAATACGGCCCTCTTCGTCCCGCAGAGTGTTGCCGTGCACGAGGATGGGCACCTCCCGGCCGTCCCTGGCGACCATCGATCCTTCGAAAGTGCGGTAGTCCTGGGAAAGAATCGCCTCGCGGTTGGCGTTCATGTACGCGGCGAATCTATCCGTTGCCAGATCGATGGGCGAGAGCCCCACAAGCTCCGCGCGCGTGTAGCCGAGCATATGGCAGTAAGCGGCGTTCACGTCCACGATGATCAGGTCATGGTTCATGAGAATGAACCCTTCGCCGGCCGTCTCCACGATGCGGCGGAATTTGTATTCGCTCTTGCGCAGCTCTTTCTGGATGATGGCCTGCTCGGTGACGTCGTTGAGAACGCCTTGATAGAACACGGGCGAGCCGTCCTCGCCGCGTTCCACGGTGGTCTGGTCGTCGATGTAACGGATTTCGCCGTCCCTGGTGACGATGCGGTACGAGAGCTGGTACTGATCCAGCTTTTCGGCAGCTGCTTTCTCCACGTCGCGGGCGAGTCGTTCGCTGTCGTCTGGGTAGACGACATCGCGGAATGCGATATTGCCGGTCATGAAATCCGCAGCGCTGTAGCCGAACCGGGAGACGTTTTCCGATACGTAAAGCAGCCTGCCGCCGTCGCCGGCGCTGCGCCGGAACAAAACCACCGGGCTGCGCTCCACGATGGTCTTGGCCATGGCCAGGGCCTGCTCGGCCTTCTTGCGATCGGTGATGTCCACCACGATTCCCTGGTAGTGGAGGATTGCGCCGTCCGAGTCCCGCTCCGCGTGCGTTTCGTCGTGGACCCAGCGCACGTCGCCCTGCGGCGTGAGTATGCGGTACTCCTGGGTGTACTCCAGCGTGCCGTCGGCGGCATGGCGCTGTATTTCGCTGCGCAGGCGGTCCATGTCCTCCGGGTGGATAAGGTTGGAAAAATGCACGCGCCCCCGGAGCATGTCTTCGGCGGTCACGCCGAAGCGGCTGACGTTGCTGGACACGTAGAGAAGACGCCGTTCCTCGTCGGCGGTGCGGCGGAAAAGAATGACCGGACTCTTCTCCACGATGAGGAATGCGAGCCGCAATTCTTCCTCGGCTTTTCGGCGTACCAGAATTTCCTGCTGAAGAGACCGGGTGCGCTCGGCAACGCGGTATTCGAGCTCTGCGTGGGATTGCTCCAGGGCAAGCTCGGCTCGCACCCGTTCGGTGATGTTCAGGCCATACACCTGCACCTCGTCCAGGCCGGCCACAGGCAAGCACGAGAGCAGGTAGTACGCATCGTCGACCTGCATTTCCAGGTCCAGACGTTCTCCGGTGCGCCGGGCGTCCCGGAGTGCGGGCAGGAGCGATTCTGGTGCGTGCGTGGAACGTCCGCCGTCCTTGGTCCGCAAAGCCTCGATCAGGGATTCCGCTGGCGGATTGGCAAAAAGGATTGTCCCCTCGCCGCCAGTCCGAAACACCGGGTGCGGGTTGTTCAGGTGCCAGCTCGCCATGGCGGCGTCGCATTCCGACGCCGGAGGCTGCGGTCGCAGCAGGGCGAGGAATCCGTCATCGTGGCGTCGCAGATCCAGGACGTATCTGGAATTGTCGTGCGCAAAAACAAACCGGAGGCCGTGGACAGCCTTCCCGGCGCTTACGAGGTCGCGCAACGAACGGGCGGTTTCGGCGTCGCCGAGTTCGGCCAACGGAACCCCTGTAAGCGCATCGGAATCTCTGCCCGGCGACAACCCATGGGCTGCCCGGATCGTACCGTGCCCATCGAGCAGCAAAGCAACGACGCCGGCCGACTCGGCAACGAAGCCGAGCAGAGCATCCGGTGGATCGTAGTTCATCAATGCGAAGCACCCGGGCGACGACTTTGCCCGATATGCCGCAAGGCATCAGGCCATAGCAGCCGTCGCAACTATTCTCCGTTTCGCATGCAGATCCGGCCCGAGGAGAACGCCTGACCGATTTCCTTGCCGATGGCGTAATACCGCCGGGACCCCGGGGCGAAGAGGACGGGATTCACCTTGGCCATGTCGGCGTGGTGGCCGTCCACGAACTCTTCCTTGACCTTCACGTCCTTGATCTCGCCGATGAACACGGTGTGCAGACCGATCTCCACGTGCTTGATCAGCGAGCATTCGAGGACCATCGGGAACTCCTGCACGTACGGCGCGTCCACTATGTCGCTCTTGACCGGAGTGAGGCCCGTGGCTGCGAACTTGTCCGTATCCTTGCCGGAGACCATGCCCGCGTAGTCGCTCTTCTCCATGAATTCCGGGTTGGGCACGTTCACGGTGAAGGCCTTGGAATGCATGATGTTGTGGTAGGTTGCCGTGGCTTTTCGCAGGGATATTTGCAGGCATGGCGGATCGGAGCAGCAGATGCCGCCCCACGCCGCCGTCATGATGTTGGGCCGTTCGTCCTGAAAGTAGGTGCCGATGACCCACACCGGAGCGGGCTGGGCCAGTGGCTTGGCGCCGAGAGAACGCATGGCGGTACTCCTTCGCACAGTTTGAGTGTTCCTGGTAGACGATCCACTATTACCTGTTTTTCGCAACAATCACCAGCGGTCGCAAAAAACAACCCGATCAGCACGAAGGCCCGGACGTGGGAAAGATGCGGGGATCTTCGTCAACGCCCGGGAGAGGTGGCGGCCAGCGCAGGAAATCGCACCACGTAGAAGGGAGGGGCAGCGTTGCCGCTGCCGCCGGAAAGCGGGGCGGAGCGGTGGAGCTTGTTCACCGTTCCGTAGATGTAGCCGTCCGGACCGTTGGCCAGCCCGTCCACCCAGTCCAGAAGCGCGGGATCCCGATACAGGGTGCGGTACTGGCCGTTTGTGTCCATTACTCCCACGGCGGCGTTGCCGATGTCCGTGATGTAGATGTTGCCGTCGGCGTCCATGGAGATGCCGTCGCAAGGCGGCCTGGAGCCGAACGCCTCGATACGGTCGCCGAGGGACTCCTCGCTGCGGCGACCGGCAAAGACATCGGCGAGATCTTTGGTTCTGACGCGGTACAGGGTGGTTCCGTGCATAGGGCCGTAGTAGAGCCACTCGTAGTCGGCGTCTATGGTGATGGGGTTCAGCGGAACCTTCCACTCTTCCTTGCCGCCCTGAGGGCCGATGCGCGTAACCGTGCGGCCTGTCTCGAACTCAATGGTCACGGACTGGTCGGCAAGCACGGACACGTGCCCGGTGAGAACGCGTTTTGCCGCGCCGCTCTTCATGTCCACGATGAGGATGGAGGACTGTCTTCCCGCAGTATCGGTGACGTACGCGAGGCCGTGCTTGGGATCGAGCGCCAGATCGCTGAGAATGGAGAACTCGACGTCGTCCGGCGGAGGCAGTTCGTGAACGTGGAGGAGCTTTTCGCGCACTGTGTCCCAGGCCACGAGCCTGGGCTCGGCCTTGCCCAGACCGCCGTTGTCCATAATCCAGAGCACGCCGTCCGGGTCGCTCTGGATGCCGAGTACGGCTTCCAGGCCCACGCCGTCTTCGTTCGGCGCCGAAGACCAGGCAGGGCTGGGATACGGAGTGAGTCGTCCGTTAACCAATTCCATAACGCGCATGCGCGGCCCGTAGAACTGATGCATGGACAGGAAGATGCGTCCCTGCGGCGTGATGGCTATGTTGCCGGGACCCTCGTTCAGCATGGCGACGATTTCCAGCGAAGACGGGCTGGGCAGCTGCGGGGTTGTGATGCTCGCCACATCCGCCGGGGCCTTGTCGCGCGTAGAGAACACCGTAAATGCGAAGAGAGCCAGGAGCAGGATGATGCCGATTGAGACGCCGCGTACCGAGCGCATGGATGCATTCCTCCACAGAAGCCTTGCGGCCGGACGAGTATGGTCCAGCCCAGGTCATGTGACTGAACATACACATGGTGTGCCTGAAAAGAAATGCGGTTACGGAAGTTTAACAATACTTTGACGCGGAGGCGATCAATCCGGTTATCATGCAAAGACGGCCGGCGAATCGATGATCCACCGGCCGCTCAAAGTGCAATCCAATACCGCTACTATTCCCCCCAGCCGCCGCCGCCCGGGGTTTCCATGCGGATGCGGTCCCCGGCGTTCAGACGGGCGTTGAACTTGCCGGGCTTTTCCTCGCGCTCTTCCTTGCCGCCGCAAGTGCGGACTATGATGTTGGCGCCCTTGATGCCGGCCTCGCCACCCTGAAGGCCATACGGGCCGATGCGCCGGCGCTCCGACAGCACGGTGACCTCGGCGTTCGCCGTGAGCTCGATCTCCCGCACCATGCCGCAGCCGCCAGCGTGCGTGCCCGAACCGCCCGAGCCGCGGCGGACAGAGTATTCCCGCACCAGGAAGGGGTAGGCGTACTCCATGGCCTCCACTGGTGTGTTCAGCGTGTTGGTCATGTGCGAGTGCACGGCGGATTCGCCGTGCGCATGCACGGATGCGCCCATGCCGCCTCCCAGCGTCTCGTAATAGGCGAAGGGGCGATTTTTGTGCGGATCGAAACCGCCGATGGTGATGTTGTTCATGGTGCCCTGGCTGGCCGCTGGAACGGCTTCGGGCATGGCCTGGGCCAGCGCGCCCAGAATCACGTCCACAATGCGCTGGGAGGTCTCCACGTTGCCGCCGGCCACGGCCGCCGGGAATTGCGCGTCCACGATGGTGCCGGGTCTGGTGACCACGGTGAGGGGCCGCAGGCAGCCGGCGTTGGTGGAGATGTTCTCCGTGATGAGCGCCCGGAAGACATAGAGCACGGCCGAGAGCGTGATGGCGCGAACGGCGTTCACGCTGCCCTGGACCTGCTCGCCCGAGGCGGAGAAATCCAACTCGGCGGTTTCGCCGTCCACGGTGAGCACACAGCGGATGGGCACGAGCTCGTCCGTGATGCCGTCGTTGTCCAGGAAATCCTCAAATTCGTACTCGCCGTCCGGGATGCGCGCGATGGCCGCGCGGGTTACGGTCTCGGCGTAGTCCATGAGCACGTCGGAGTACTGCTGCACCACGTCCAGCCCGTATTTGGCGATGAGCTCCTGAGCCCGTTTGACGCCGGTGACGTTGGCCATGACCTGCGCAGCAAAATCGCCTTCGCGCTCCTGTGGGGTTCGCAGGTTGTTCAGGAAGAATGTGAGCAGCGGTTCCACGATCTCACCGCCCTTAACGAAAGTGAGCGGCGGGATGATGATGCCTTCCTGGAAGATGGAGGTGGACAGGGGCATGGAGCCGGCCGAGATGCCGCCCACATCAGCGTGGTGGGCGCGGTTTGCCACATAGAAGGAAGGTTCCGGGGCCGCGTCGTCCGCGAACACAGGCGCCACCAGGGTGATGTCCGGCAGATGCGTGCCGCCCTTGAAGGGGTCGTTCAGGATCACCATGTCGCCCCGCTCCATGGGTCGGGCGGCGATGGCCGCCTGCACGGAAAGCGGCATGGAGCCGAGATGCACCGGAATGTGCGCGGCCTGGGCGATCATCTCGCCCTGGGCGTCGAACAGGGCGCAGGAAAAGTCCCGCCGCTCCTTGATGTTCGGCGAAAATCCGGTGCGCATGAGGGTCATGCCCATCTCTTCGCAGATGGAAGCGAAGCGGTTCTTGAAGACTTCGATGAGTATGGGATTCACGTCCATTGGCTGCTCCGACGTTCGTTAGGAGATGGTCAGGATGAGGTTCTCGTACTCGTCCACCACGGCCGTGGCATACGGCGGTACAAGAAGGGTGGAGGTGTATTCCACGAGCACGGCCGGGCCGGGGATAACGTTGCCGGCCCTGAGTTCTTCGCGGCGGTATACGCGGGTGGGCTTGGCCTCGCCGTCGAAGATCACCTCGCGGACGCCGAGGTTTGCAGCTTCCGGAGGCGTTTCTCCGGCGGGCTCCGATCTGGCGAAGGTGGGCTTGGTGGGCATGCCGCGGGCGCGAAGCCGCACATTGACCACCTGCACGGGCTTGGTCTGGTTACGGTAGCCGTAGGTGCGCTCATGCAACTCGTGGAAGACCTCGACAACGGCGTCCATGTCTTTCGCATCCGGATCGAACGGGGTGAGAATCTCGTAGGACTGGCCTTCGTAGCGCATGTCCAGGTAGCGCTCGAAAGCCGTGCGCTCCGGGCCGATACCCTCGGCGGCCAGATCATCAACGCCGCGCGCCTCCAGCGGAGCAAGGGCCTCGGCGATGGATGCGGGCGTGGAGGCGGCCGCCTCCACCATGACCGTGTGCGAGTAGTCCTTCACGATGTCGGCCAATAGCATGCCCACGGCCGACAGAATGCCGGGATTCCTGGGGATGAAGACCTTTTCCATGTTGAGGAGCCGGGCCAGGGCCGCGGCGTGCAGGCCGCCGGCGCCGCCGAAGGAGAAGAGCGTGAACTCGCGAGGATCGAAGCCGCGTTCCACGCTGATGACGCGGATGGCCCGCTCCATGTTCGCGTTGGCCACTGCCAGGATGCCTTCAGCCAACTCCACGGGGGTGAGGCCGAGTTGCGCGGACATGTCGGCAAAGGGTTTTTCCAGGGCGTCCAGGTCCAGGGCCATGTTTCCGCCCAGGAAATGCTCCGGAATGAGCCGGCCCAGGTAGAGGTTGGCGTCCGTCACCGTGATGCTGGAGCCCTTGCCGTAGCAGATGGGGCCGGGATCGGCGCCTGCTGATTCCGGCCCAACCGTCAGTGAACCGCCGGCGTCCACGGCGGCTATGGAGCCGCCCCCCGCCCCAACGGTGTGGATGTCGATCATGGGCGTCTTCACCGGATAGCCGGAGATGGAGGACTCCATGGTCAGCGAGAGAGCGCCGTCCATGAGCGCCACGTCCGAGGATGTGCCGCCCATATCGAAGGTGATGAGTTTGGGGTGGCCGGCAAGAGTGCCGATCTCCAACGCGCCAACCACGCCGCCTGCCGGGCCGGAAAGGATGGTGCGCACGGATTCGTGCATGGCCGTGGCCGCGGAGATGGACCCGCCGTTGGACTGCATGATGCGCAGAGAGTCGCCCTCGAACAGCCTGTCTTCGAGAAAGGAGAGGTAGCGATGCATCTTTGGCGAGACGTAAGCGTTGACCACGGTGGTGGACATACGCTCGAACTCGCGGAATTCGCTGACGATCTCGTGAGAGAGAGAGACCGGAACGCCCAGTTCGGCCAGGGCGGAGCCAAGGCGCTGCTCATGCTCCGGCCTGGCGAAGGAGAAGAGCAGGCAGACCGCCACGGATTCGGCGCCGGACTGGCGCACCAGGTCGGCCACATGCGCGGCGTCGTCTTTCGAAAGCGGTTCGAGCTCCTCGCCTGCGGAATTTACACGCCCGGGAGCGCCGAAGCGCAGATCCTCCGGCACGATGGGCGATTCGTGGTTGTAGGCCAGATCGTACAGCCGGGAGCGGTTCTGCCGGCCGATGACGATGACGTCCGTGAAACGGTCGTTGGTGACCAGGGCGGTGCGCACGCCCTTGCGTTCGAGAATAGCGTTCGTGGCCACCGTGGAGCCGTGCACGACCATGCGGCCCGTCTCAGGGGCTACGGTCGCAAGCCCGGCGAGCACGGCCTCTGCCGGGTTGGACGGGGTGGAAAGCAGCTTGTGGACCTTCCACTCGTCGCCATCCTTATAAATCAGGTCGGTAAAAGTACCACCTGTATCGACGCCAATGATGCGCATGGGGCCTCCTTGCGAACAAAATCGGAAAAAACAAGTTGGTTCTGAAGCGTAGCGGAGGATGGAAGATTGCAGAATGGCGGCCGGAGGGCAAGTGCGTTTGCGACAGAATCGCGGAAATCGGCCGGTGTCGCGGGTTGTCCCGACGTCGGGATTTTGTCCGTGTGTTGCAATGTTGTTCAGTTCATGCCATGAATGCGGCGCATTTTCAGCGCCATCCCGGCTGGTTGTGTGCAGCATCAACTGTGCAGCACGAAGATTGCATGATTGCCTGACCAACCGTCGGAGCCCACCGAGTTGCCCAATTTTAACGTGACAGCGGAATCCGGCTTGTGTAGGGATTCGCCGCGAAATTGCCCGAAACCCGACTGAATTGATGTTCAAAAATGCACAGTTCGGGTATCCGGATTCTCGCGAGTCTTTTCTCGTGAATTATTCCGGGAGGATGACGGGAGCAAATCGACGGTGGATCGGGTATTTCCGGAGCGCACATTTTCTAGGAAAAGACTTGAGAATTTCGAGTTTTTCTTTAACCACCCTGGACTTTTTTGTAAAATTGTCGTAAAGCGAAGGCTGTCATTACAAAGGTCTACAGGGGTGTCGCAACAAAAACATAGGCCTTCGCAACGACCGAGGCGATTTCATGGTTTTGAAAAAGCGTAAAGGCAAGTCCGTCTATATTTCTCGCAATCGGTACGCATCTTCGAAAAAAACACGAGGCGCAGTCCTCTTCATTCCTTGTCTTTCGGCTCTGCTGCTCGGAGCATTTTTTCTTGACCCGTTTTCATGGTTCTCCCATGTGGAAAGCCGCTCTTCCCGGAGCGTCTCCGCTTCTGCTTCTTCCGCTCCTGTGCGCCATATATCCAAGCAGGAAAACTCCCGGAACCATGGTATTGTATTCGCTTCGACCTCCATGCTTGCCACGGAGGAGAAGTTCACTGCGTTTGATGACGATATACTCGCGGAACTCGAAGCAGAGGAGGCGGGGTCGGAATGCATTACCGAAGTTATTCAGAAAGGCGATACGGCATCGACCATTCTCGCTGACTACCTGGCCTATCCTGAGATTATTGCCATGGCCGATTCCTGCGAGCCCTTTTTTTCTCTCTCCAGCTTGCGCGTGGGCCGGCCTTTCACCGTGACTGTCGAGAACGGGCAGTTCAGGGCCTTCGAGTATGAGATCGACAGTGAAAGCAAGCTCGTTGTCACCAGGGACGAAAACGGGTTCCAGGCGAAGAACGAGAAGCTGGAGTTCCAGTATAAGACGCACCTTGTGGAAGGCGTCATCAACTCCAGCCTGTTCAAGTCGCTGACGGATATAGGTGAAACGCCGGAACTGGCCATCCGGCTCGCCGAGATATTCGCCTGGGAGATTGATTTTATTCGCGATGTCAGAAAAGGAGATTCATTCCGGGCTCTTGTGGAAAAGCGCTACCGCGACGGCCAGGAAATGGGCTACGGCCGCATCTACGCCGCCCATTTTTCCAACCAGGGGGAGCTGTACGAAGGATACCTTTATGAGGATGCGGACGGCCAGGTCGGCTACTATAACGCGGATGGCGGCAACCTGCAGAAGGCGTTTCTCAAAGCGCCCCTGTCGTTCCGCCGTATCTCTTCCGGCTTCAATATGCGGCGCAAGCACCCTATTCTCAACGTCGTGCGACCGCATCCAGCCATTGACTACGCCGCTCCGACCGGAACGCCGGTCATGGCCATCGGCGATGGTACTGTGATCGAAAAAGCCTATGGCCGAGGAGCGGGAAATTACG encodes the following:
- a CDS encoding peptidoglycan DD-metalloendopeptidase family protein, coding for MLATEEKFTAFDDDILAELEAEEAGSECITEVIQKGDTASTILADYLAYPEIIAMADSCEPFFSLSSLRVGRPFTVTVENGQFRAFEYEIDSESKLVVTRDENGFQAKNEKLEFQYKTHLVEGVINSSLFKSLTDIGETPELAIRLAEIFAWEIDFIRDVRKGDSFRALVEKRYRDGQEMGYGRIYAAHFSNQGELYEGYLYEDADGQVGYYNADGGNLQKAFLKAPLSFRRISSGFNMRRKHPILNVVRPHPAIDYAAPTGTPVMAIGDGTVIEKAYGRGAGNYVKIRHPNGYESTYMHLSKFGKSLEKGKKVRQSDVIGYVGSTGLSTGPHLDFRMKRHGKWVNPEKIENVRAEGIAKDKLDSFQQVMARHHAALTGQLAAADDIQPEPASLQ
- a CDS encoding flavin reductase family protein is translated as MRSLGAKPLAQPAPVWVIGTYFQDERPNIMTAAWGGICCSDPPCLQISLRKATATYHNIMHSKAFTVNVPNPEFMEKSDYAGMVSGKDTDKFAATGLTPVKSDIVDAPYVQEFPMVLECSLIKHVEIGLHTVFIGEIKDVKVKEEFVDGHHADMAKVNPVLFAPGSRRYYAIGKEIGQAFSSGRICMRNGE
- a CDS encoding hydantoinase B/oxoprolinase family protein — its product is MDVNPILIEVFKNRFASICEEMGMTLMRTGFSPNIKERRDFSCALFDAQGEMIAQAAHIPVHLGSMPLSVQAAIAARPMERGDMVILNDPFKGGTHLPDITLVAPVFADDAAPEPSFYVANRAHHADVGGISAGSMPLSTSIFQEGIIIPPLTFVKGGEIVEPLLTFFLNNLRTPQEREGDFAAQVMANVTGVKRAQELIAKYGLDVVQQYSDVLMDYAETVTRAAIARIPDGEYEFEDFLDNDGITDELVPIRCVLTVDGETAELDFSASGEQVQGSVNAVRAITLSAVLYVFRALITENISTNAGCLRPLTVVTRPGTIVDAQFPAAVAGGNVETSQRIVDVILGALAQAMPEAVPAASQGTMNNITIGGFDPHKNRPFAYYETLGGGMGASVHAHGESAVHSHMTNTLNTPVEAMEYAYPFLVREYSVRRGSGGSGTHAGGCGMVREIELTANAEVTVLSERRRIGPYGLQGGEAGIKGANIIVRTCGGKEEREEKPGKFNARLNAGDRIRMETPGGGGWGE
- a CDS encoding L-dopachrome tautomerase-related protein; this translates as MRSVRGVSIGIILLLALFAFTVFSTRDKAPADVASITTPQLPSPSSLEIVAMLNEGPGNIAITPQGRIFLSMHQFYGPRMRVMELVNGRLTPYPSPAWSSAPNEDGVGLEAVLGIQSDPDGVLWIMDNGGLGKAEPRLVAWDTVREKLLHVHELPPPDDVEFSILSDLALDPKHGLAYVTDTAGRQSSILIVDMKSGAAKRVLTGHVSVLADQSVTIEFETGRTVTRIGPQGGKEEWKVPLNPITIDADYEWLYYGPMHGTTLYRVRTKDLADVFAGRRSEESLGDRIEAFGSRPPCDGISMDADGNIYITDIGNAAVGVMDTNGQYRTLYRDPALLDWVDGLANGPDGYIYGTVNKLHRSAPLSGGSGNAAPPFYVVRFPALAATSPGR
- a CDS encoding PAS domain-containing protein — encoded protein: MNYDPPDALLGFVAESAGVVALLLDGHGTIRAAHGLSPGRDSDALTGVPLAELGDAETARSLRDLVSAGKAVHGLRFVFAHDNSRYVLDLRRHDDGFLALLRPQPPASECDAAMASWHLNNPHPVFRTGGEGTILFANPPAESLIEALRTKDGGRSTHAPESLLPALRDARRTGERLDLEMQVDDAYYLLSCLPVAGLDEVQVYGLNITERVRAELALEQSHAELEYRVAERTRSLQQEILVRRKAEEELRLAFLIVEKSPVILFRRTADEERRLLYVSSNVSRFGVTAEDMLRGRVHFSNLIHPEDMDRLRSEIQRHAADGTLEYTQEYRILTPQGDVRWVHDETHAERDSDGAILHYQGIVVDITDRKKAEQALAMAKTIVERSPVVLFRRSAGDGGRLLYVSENVSRFGYSAADFMTGNIAFRDVVYPDDSERLARDVEKAAAEKLDQYQLSYRIVTRDGEIRYIDDQTTVERGEDGSPVFYQGVLNDVTEQAIIQKELRKSEYKFRRIVETAGEGFILMNHDLIIVDVNAAYCHMLGYTRAELVGLSPIDLATDRFAAYMNANREAILSQDYRTFEGSMVARDGREVPILVHGNTLRDEEGRILGNFAFVTDLTEQKKALALAEEVQKSLQPDSPIALPGLVIAGNSVASQSVGGDYLDVLTDLGRDNPCVGIVVGDISGHGVDSALLMTSARAFMRMRAARGGSPKEIVADLNHSLVEDMSGSGRFMTLFFLAVDPQTRRLTWVRAGHDPAMVYDPETGEFDELMGEGLPLGVDADFEYQENTLESVPAGRFIIIGSDGIWEAVKQDGEMFGKERLRTVVRQYAQDGPEAIIKNVFNEVYLFTHGLPLEDDMTLAVLRLDAS
- a CDS encoding hydantoinase/oxoprolinase family protein, with the translated sequence MRIIGVDTGGTFTDLIYKDGDEWKVHKLLSTPSNPAEAVLAGLATVAPETGRMVVHGSTVATNAILERKGVRTALVTNDRFTDVIVIGRQNRSRLYDLAYNHESPIVPEDLRFGAPGRVNSAGEELEPLSKDDAAHVADLVRQSGAESVAVCLLFSFARPEHEQRLGSALAELGVPVSLSHEIVSEFREFERMSTTVVNAYVSPKMHRYLSFLEDRLFEGDSLRIMQSNGGSISAATAMHESVRTILSGPAGGVVGALEIGTLAGHPKLITFDMGGTSSDVALMDGALSLTMESSISGYPVKTPMIDIHTVGAGGGSIAAVDAGGSLTVGPESAGADPGPICYGKGSSITVTDANLYLGRLIPEHFLGGNMALDLDALEKPFADMSAQLGLTPVELAEGILAVANANMERAIRVISVERGFDPREFTLFSFGGAGGLHAAALARLLNMEKVFIPRNPGILSAVGMLLADIVKDYSHTVMVEAAASTPASIAEALAPLEARGVDDLAAEGIGPERTAFERYLDMRYEGQSYEILTPFDPDAKDMDAVVEVFHELHERTYGYRNQTKPVQVVNVRLRARGMPTKPTFARSEPAGETPPEAANLGVREVIFDGEAKPTRVYRREELRAGNVIPGPAVLVEYTSTLLVPPYATAVVDEYENLILTIS